From Desmodus rotundus isolate HL8 chromosome 10, HLdesRot8A.1, whole genome shotgun sequence, one genomic window encodes:
- the CCDC185 gene encoding coiled-coil domain-containing protein 185, with product MEGVRQFSARPYRDLWEPPRPSKERVSSAPLRGPRHQTQPARGSWAGSPDEESETAAPWPPPCCSPTPRPRRHRSRDSSRESRSLSDVTRRPLERAGKHRPRSWRVKDAWREPRTQPQSVRGSQHSTAWPHQAQLCQHYRPAQGDSPPPIPEGAYAPLGGTFGAEKRPRGDPWAAPVRGGLDHWSLSSVPSEKSSAPSQEFRMLSACVYTPKRDSSDRMGSLTSQHSQPSLSSKELKSQHTQILQNTLEEAVVSSRDQKIVALVLIRLKKAQRMRELQQQAAVAWEELKRSDQKVQMTLERERKLLLRQSRAQWQLEKEQRKTRPSREQRISRLRDSQAKNVVQQENQRKALSEDREIQRQDKLERARPEAKLCKQGQVQSRQEQGETLQDQPGQDSLEVQKRLEQARGKKQLPTTEDQKKAREANLSSLVNYQARKVLMDCQAKAEELLRKLSLEQSSHRSQEIHRSLMKERHRELRDKARKDEEQYQQVKLRAEELEEQRKVRKQLLVELGNQRIQQARGHVHKSVSDKAQHLRELNLLREKNHHILKLKAEKEEKCHIEGIKEAIRKKEERMAQVSREKEATFEEFQKTSRTSRRDNGAFDWAAGKAQLLAGQQRGGYWEPGGK from the coding sequence ATGGAGGGCGTCCGCCAATTCTCCGCGCGGCCCTATCGGGACCTCTGGGAGCCCCCGCGGCCCAGCAAAGAGCGCGTGTCCTCCGCACCGCTGCGCGGGCCCAGGCACCAGACCCAGCCGGCGCGCGGCTCCTGGGCCGGGTCTCCGGACGAGGAGAGCGAGACTGCGGCTCCCTGGCCTCCCCCATGCTGCTCGCCCACCCCACGGCCTCGCCGGCATCGGTCCCGGGACTCATCGAGGGAAAGTCGCAGCCTGAGCGACGTGACCAGGAGGCCCCTGGAACGCGCCGGGAAGCACAGGCCCCGCAGCTGGCGCGTTAAAGATGCCTGGCGGGAGCCAAGGACCCAGCCCCAATCCGTGCGGGGAAGCCAGCACAGTACGGCCTGGCCGCAtcaggcccagctctgccagcacTACCGTCCAGCCCAGGGAGATTCTCCCCCTCCAATCCCCGAGGGCGCTTACGCCCCCCTAGGAGGAACTTTCGGGGCAGAAAAGCGGCCGAGGGGAGATCCGTGGGCAGCGCCAGTCCGCGGAGGTCTAGATCACTGGTCCCTTTCATCAGTTCCCTCGGAGAAGTCTTCTGCGCCCTCCCAAGAGTTCAGGATGCTGTCCGCTTGCGTGTACACCCCGAAGAGGGACAGCAGTGACCGCATGGGGTCATTAACCAGCCAGCACTCCCAGCCGTCCCTCTCCAGCAAGGAGCTGAAGAGCCAGCACACTCAGATACTCCAGAACACGCTGGAAGAGGCCGTCGTGTCTTCCCGGGACCAGAAGATTGTGGCCCTGGTGCTGATCCGGCTCAAGAAGGCTCAGAGGATGCGGGAGCTGCAGCAGCAGGCGGCGGTGGCCTGGGAGGAGCTCAAGCGCTCAGACCAGAAGGTCCAGATGACCCTGGAGAGGGAGCGCAAGCTGCTCCTGCGGCAGAGCCGGGCCCAGTGGCAGCTGGAGAAGGAGCAGCGCAAGACACGCCCAAGCAGGGAGCAGCGCATCTCACGGCTGCGGGACAGCCAAGCCAAGAACGTGGTCCAGCAGGAGAACCAGCGGAAGGCGCTATCAGAGGACCGAGAGATCCAGCGCCAGGACAAGCTAGAGAGGGCCCGCCCTGAGGCCAAGCTCTGCAAGCAGGGCCAGGTGCAGAGCCGGCAGGAGCAAGGGGAGACGCTGCAGGACCAGCCGGGACAGGACAGCCTGGAGGTGCAGAAGAGGCTGGAGCAGGCCCGTGGCAAGAAGCAGCTGCCCACCACCGAGGACCAGAAGAAGGCCCGGGAAGCCAATCTCAGCTCCCTAGTCAATTACCAGGCCCGGAAGGTGCTCATGGACTGCCAGGCCAAGGCTGAGGAGCTCCTGCGGAAGCTGTCCCTGGAACAGAGTTCCCACCGGTCCCAAGAGATCCACCGGAGCCTGATGAAGGAGCGTCACCGGGAGCTGAGGGACAAAGCCCGGAAGGATGAGGAGCAGTACCAGCAGGTCAAGTTGCGTGCGGAAGAGCTGGAGGAGCAGAGGAAGGTGCGCAAGCAGCTGCTGGTGGAGCTGGGGAACCAGAGGATCCAGCAGGCCAGGGGCCACGTGCACAAGAGCGTCAGCGACAAAGCGCAGCACCTCCGAGAGCTCAACCTCCTGCGGGAGAAGAACCACCACATCCTGAAGCTGaaagcagagaaggaggaaaagtgcCACATTGAGGGCATCAAGGAAGCCATtcggaaaaaagaggagaggatgGCGCAGGTCTCCCGAGAGAAAGAGGCCACCTTCGAGGAATTCCAAAAGACCTCCAGGACCTCCAGGAGGGACAACGGCGCCTTTGATTGGGCAGCGGGGAAGGCCCAGCTCCTCGCTGGCCAGCAGCGAGGGGGCTACTGGGAACCTGGCGGCAAATAG